Within the Pseudomonas orientalis genome, the region TCGAGTTCCTTGCCGACGTACTTGCGCAGTTCTTGTTCGATATGGGCCAGGTGCTGCTGCTCGGAGCCGGCTTCGCGGGCCAGGGCCAGGATGCGCGTGTCATCGTGCAGGAGGCCGGCGCCATCGAGTTGATAGAGAGCAGGAAATAACTTGCGCAGCGCCAGATCACCCAAGGCGCCAAACAGGGCAAAGGTGCAGGGTTCCACGGTTATCGAAGGCATGATGTTTGTTCTTTTATCAAGTTAAGCTACAAATACCTTTTTTCAAGGCATCACTCAAGGAAAAATGTAGTAATAACCACAACATTTTCCGCAAATACGCATTGCGTGTGGTGGTGTTCGGCTACCCTCAGTAGGATAGGCCACCGCGAAAAGCCACTCATCGATTGGTTACCGCCTTTTTATTTGCATCGTCGCCCGAAGGAAAGACTGAATGGACCGCGTGCGAAATCTTCTGGAACAAATCCGGAACCGCCTCGAAGAATTGAACAAGGCCGAGAAAAAAGTCGCCGAGGTCATCCTGCTCAACCCGCAGCAGGCCACCCGCTTCTCGATCGCCGCCCTTGCCCAGGCCGCCTCGGTCAGTGAACCGACGGTCAACCGTTTCTGCCGTTCGTTCGGCGTCAGCGGTTACCCTGAACTTAAATTGCAGCTGGCGCAAAGTCTGGCCAGTGGCGCGGCGTATGTCAGCCGCGCCGTGGAAGCCGATGATAACCCCGAGGCCTACACCCAGAAGATTTTTGGCAGCGCCATTGCCTCCCTGGACAGCGCCTGCCAGGCCCTGGACCCGGCCCTGATCAGCAAGGCCGTGGACTTGTTGATCCAGGCGCGGCAGATCCACTTTTTCGGCCTGGGCGCCTCGGCACCGGTGGCGATGGATGCGCTGCACAAGTTCTTCCGTTTCAACCTGGCGGTGACTGCCCACGCCGACGTGCTGATGCAACGCATGATCGCCTCGGTGGCACATACGGGTGAGTTGTTCGTGATCATTTCCTACACCGGGCGTACCCGTGAGTTGGTGGAAGTGGCGCGTATCGCGCGGGAAAACGGTGCATCGGTGCTGGGGGTGACGGCCGAGAACTCGCCGTTGGCCAAGGCCAGTACCGTGAGCCTGAACATTCCGCTGCCGGAAGACACCGATATCTACATGCCGATGACGTCGCGGATCATTCAGCTGACGGTACTCGATGTGCTGGCGACCGGCATGACGTTGCGCCGTGGCGTGGATTTCCAGCCGCACTTGCGCAAGATCAAGGAGAGCCTGAATGACAGCCGGTATCCGGTGGGGGATGAGTTCAACTAAGCCGGCATCTATGTTGGCTTTACTGGCCTCATCGGGGGCAAGCCCCCTCCCACATTTTGATTTGTGAACCCATTCAAAAGTGGGAGGGGGCTTGCCCCCGATGAGGCCATCAGCCACACCACTAGACCCCTGCCCTGGCCTGCAGACTCAAATGCGCCCGCTCCCCGGGCGCCAGGCTCGCACCGGCCATCGCCGATTCCACACACACAAATCCTGACGCTTCGTTAAAACTCACGCCCAATAGCGGCCGGCTACCCGGGTGCCACACCACCGTGTCGGCGCTGTCGCCGGTGTCGATGCACAGTTCACGCTGCCAGGCATGGTCCTTGAGCTGCAATTCGCCCTCGTGCTGGAACACCCGCTGGCACCCACCATCGACCCGCAGCTCACCTTCCTGCTGGCAGACCTGGCGATTGAGCTGGTCATAACCCTGCGCACCGTCAAGCCCAGACAGCGCTACCTCGTCAACGTGACCAATACGCCAGTAAGCGTGCAACGCATGGCTCAATTGGCACGGCAGCTCGTCCTGATGCTCGGTACTCAGGCGCAACTCCAGGGTTTCGCCCAATTGCGCATGCAGGTCTACCTGCCAGTCGCACAACTGCAACTGCCAATGCAGGCGCACGCCGTCGTCATCGGTGCTGCTGTCGAGCAGTTTCCAGTCGATCAAGCGTGCCCAGCCATGGGAAGGCCAGGCGTTTTCGCTGGGGTGACGGCCGTACCACGGCCAGCATACCGGCACGCCACCGCGGATCGCGCCGACTTGGGGCCATTTGGCCGCACACCACAGCCAGGGTTTCTGGCCAGCGGGCTGAAAGTGCAGCAATTGCGCGCCTTGGCGACTGAATACCGCCTGGCACAGCGGATGGTCGATCACCAACACATCGCGCATCTGAAAGCGCTCCCAGGCGAACACCGGACGCTCGCGCAGGGACTTGAAAAAGCGTTGCAGCGGTTGCTCATGCATGTGCCACAGTCCTGAATATCACAGTGCCACGCAAAAAAAAGCGGATAGCCATGGCTATCCGCAAAATGCGCACAGAGAGAGGAGCTTATCGCAACAGCGTTAGAACGTAGACTGAATCTTCAGGCCCGCTACAAGCGCGTTGTCGACTTTGTCCACGCCACCGGGCTGGACAACATATTGCAGGTTAGGACGCACGGTCAGCCAGTTGGTGACGTGGAAACCGTAGTTCAGTTCGACGTTGTACTCAGTCTCGCGAATCGGCGTGTACAGCGGATTATCGTAGTCGCTGATGCCGTTGGCGGCATTGAGCAGCTCCGAGTTCTTCTTCACGTCATCGTTGACGTGCAGGCGCGCGACGCCAATGCCGACGTCATCTTTTGGACGTGCGTCGAATGGGCCCTTGTACACCAGCATCAACGACTGGTAGTTGTCGACCAGGTTGGTTTCCTTGTCGTGGAAGGTCGCGTTGGCCGCGATGTTCAGGCCACGGGTAGCGTCGCCGTTATGCGTGGTGAGTTGCTGTTGGGCAACGAACCAGTAGCCTTTCTTGCT harbors:
- a CDS encoding MurR/RpiR family transcriptional regulator gives rise to the protein MRNLLEQIRNRLEELNKAEKKVAEVILLNPQQATRFSIAALAQAASVSEPTVNRFCRSFGVSGYPELKLQLAQSLASGAAYVSRAVEADDNPEAYTQKIFGSAIASLDSACQALDPALISKAVDLLIQARQIHFFGLGASAPVAMDALHKFFRFNLAVTAHADVLMQRMIASVAHTGELFVIISYTGRTRELVEVARIARENGASVLGVTAENSPLAKASTVSLNIPLPEDTDIYMPMTSRIIQLTVLDVLATGMTLRRGVDFQPHLRKIKESLNDSRYPVGDEFN
- a CDS encoding D-hexose-6-phosphate mutarotase is translated as MHEQPLQRFFKSLRERPVFAWERFQMRDVLVIDHPLCQAVFSRQGAQLLHFQPAGQKPWLWCAAKWPQVGAIRGGVPVCWPWYGRHPSENAWPSHGWARLIDWKLLDSSTDDDGVRLHWQLQLCDWQVDLHAQLGETLELRLSTEHQDELPCQLSHALHAYWRIGHVDEVALSGLDGAQGYDQLNRQVCQQEGELRVDGGCQRVFQHEGELQLKDHAWQRELCIDTGDSADTVVWHPGSRPLLGVSFNEASGFVCVESAMAGASLAPGERAHLSLQARAGV